TGACCACTGCACCAATAatcaatgaaaaaagaaaaatttattaAACCAAAAGTAACATGAGAGGGCTGATGAAATGTCGTACACCCTCAGTTGTGTACATTGCCATTTGTGGACCATAAATGTATAATTTTACATTATCGTTTATATTATATTCATGAACAGATAAGAAATGTAAGCTCTGACACTGGCTGCTACTctgcattcatttatttattttttcttttttgttagtcTGGTCTGCAGAAAGTATGAGGTGCATACATTCTAACTGTACATGCTTTTACAAATTAAAATTCatgtttggggggaaaaaagactGCACTGTTTTTGTGCATACAGATGTTTTAAACATGAGACCCCTGAAGCAGCAACAAAATGTCTAAAAGGGACTTTAATCTGGTTAAATTGTGTTATACCATAAAAAAGTGTATTTCATACTATGGTTTGTTGTTCAGAACAATTTGAGGATGATAGTGATGGAGGTGACCACTTTTCATTATATTTTACACACTAATATCTGTCAATAATTAAAAACCATATACAATCCTAGTTTTAACTGGTAACCAAGATTTTAAAAGTTGTAACTGCACTAACCTTCACAAATCacgttaaattttattttatgtatatcCAAATATGTGAACAATCCACTTTGAACAATAATAACATCTTAAATCCCAATACATGAGATATTTCAGCCAGATAATGCAAACACAAATCTTAACATTagaaatatatacataaaaaacaaacatggaaacAATATCATGTAAGAACTGATGGCAAATATCTTaccaatcttaaaaaaaaaacaaaaaaaaaacagtatgacAGGTAATATTATCTTGATGTATGTGAAATATGTGACATTTCAAACACCCACTTCACATGCAGTATTTTGTCTTATACCTAAGCAGCCCTTTTAACACACTGTTCAACATCAGATGCAGGCACATGTGAACTCTTAAAAAAAGTTGATTATTTCCCTCAAATAGTTATGTCATACGGAAACTTTTTGAAACTGAAATGCAGCGTTCAGAAGCTGAAATGATTCTTGATGTCTTTGATCTGTTTCATCATGTCTCCTATTTCCTGTCCCTGCTGTCTGAGGATGTCCCGTATCGCCCTCTTGTGGTGGGCATTGACCATTACTGGTGCAGCGTCTGAAGGACTGTCCTTATCCACCTGTGCCTTCTGGTAGTCCATCTTCATGTGCACCTGCCTGATGCAGTTGTCTAGATGTTTGAGCTGCTCGCTGATGGCCTGCAGCTCCTTCTTCATGTCCTTCTCGCTTTCTGACAGCACAGGCAGCTGTCCCTGCAGGCTGCCCAGCACTTTTTTAATCATGCTCATGATGGCTTCCTGCCGATACTTGGCGTCCTCGTATTTATCGGCCAGCCTTTCAGCCGTGTCTCTCAGACTCTTTCGTTCCTCTATGCACAGAGCCAGCTCCTCCATCTGCTTGGTCTTCTGGCCCATCAGAAGCTTGACTCTCCTCTTCATCTCTTCATGGGCCAGATCCTGTTTGATTATGTACTCCTCCCTGAAGACCTGCGTGGCTCTGCTGAGGAGCTGCAGACACTCTGACGGGGGTGGTGAGGCGTCCTTGTCCCCGGAGCGGAGTACTAGAGGATTGGTGGAGCTGCGTGACAGGATGTTGCGGACGTGTTGCTCGAAGGTGTTGTTAGCCAGCCCCCGCAGAGGGGAGCCCACTGCACCTCCATCTGGCTggttacagaacagaggaggggaGTACGGGCGAATGGAGCTTAGTAGCGGCAACAGGATGCACTCGTAGCTGTCAGTGATGCAGATCATGGTGATGCCCAGAGAAAGCTCTGACATGATCAAAAAGCCACGCACCGGTGCCGCCCGGCTGGTCAGCAGTGGCCTGGTGCAGATAATGTGCTCCACAATGCAGTGCTTCTCTGCTGCCAGCTGCTGTAGGCTGTCTTTATCCTCATCTCCTGATGTGAGGAACGCCTGTAGCTTGCTGACCCAATTGAGACCCACGCTGTGCACCCCCGCCTCGTGAGAGCAGTggtacctgtgtgggcacagggaGTCTCTGTGCAGTCTGATCGGGCAGGTGAAATCCAGTTCTTGAGGCTCCTCATCCTCTCCTGCAGCCACTTTGAGGGTGAGCTCCAGCTCAACACATTCCAGTACATACAGAGCCGGTACCGGTTCAGCAGCTTGGCTCCACTTTTCCACCGCCGccgtctcctcctcttcctccagcACCACGCAGTGATAAAGTGTGCCCGTTTCAGTGGCGATTACCAGGATACTCGGCACACAAGCCAGACAGATGATGGCACAGGCATCATAGCCGTAGTTATCCTCTGCTGCAGGGAACATAGGCAGGGGTCCGACGGGTTTGCTCAGACTCAGACCATTGGCCTGGCTGGTGTAGCTCAGGTAGGTCTCACCGTTCTCATagaggatatacaaagggtagaCTGGCTGCTCTTTGGAGCTCTGGGCTGCAAACTTACGGGGCGTGGATGAAACCGGCCCAAAGTCAAACGCCACAGCTATCTCTCCGAGAGATGTTGCATAGGAGTGAACCGGAGGATGGATGGGGACCTCCTCCTCCGACTGCAAGAGGGGCAAGACTTGTGCTGGAGTCTGGGGCGAATTCAGGCCgtaaaacctgatggtgttgtcgGAAGTGAGCAGCACCAAGCGGGGTTCCCCTGTGCCACTGGGGTACCAGGCGGCTTGGCGCAGACTGATGGAGGGGGAGCTGATGAAGAAGCGCTCGGCCACGGGGACGATCCTGCAGTTTATTTCTCTCCGTCCGCCTTCGAACTCGGACTTCTTGCCCCAGCGCTGCGGCAGCTCCAGTACCGAGGCGCCGCGCCGCCCCACGAGCGCCACGTGCTGGCACGCGGGGCTCAGCAACACGTGATAGACCTCGAACCGAGGCGGGTTAACGCACAGCAACGTCTGGAAGCTCCGGCCGCCTTCCCGCACCTCATCCTCCCGCTCCTCCTCAGAGTTCAGCCGCCGCAAGTTAGTCGTGTAGAACACGCGCTCCGCGTCGTCCCACACGAAAAAGTCCCCGTCCAAACAAAAAGTTAGGTTTTTAGCGACACCTCCTCCTTTCCCATTCGCCTCTGAATCCAAATTCTGCCGCAACTTTTTGAAAATATCATGGTTCGGTAATTCGTTAAGCCAGCGTTCACTACTCACTGCCGCCATCTTGATCGTCAGTGGGACTCTGGGAGGGAAACCAGTTGCCAGGTACTGTGAGACAAATAAGCAACAGCAACTTCAAATAGGAAACTGGAAACTGGAGCTTGAAAAGCAAAAGGACAATTTATTTtacaacataaatcaacaaacgCCAACGAAGATTACTGTGCTCTCACTGGGAAAGGAAAAAAAGGACAGCAGCAGGAAGGAGGAGCAAATAATAGCCACTTATTTCTAATTTAATACTTTAGAGCCATATCCAACTGCTATACGTATGGCATACTTGATTTTGTTCATATCATGTAACAATATATTGCTATATGATAgcaatatatctttttaaaatgGTTTACCTTATTACGGgtaaagaaaatggatgaatggatggtttACCCTTTTAAAAGCAGACTTGGCAACTCTGGATGAGTGGTCACGTGGGGTTTTCTTGGCGGATTACAGCACTATAatgatagaatagaatagaatgctttttattgtcattatacacaaggtacaactaaattaaaagacaactcccgtagtgcaaaggtgtaaaagtaaatatatatttaaaaaaaataataatgctattcttgttattgttatttattcaCGTAAGTGGAAAACCTCACCAAACCACCTTTTTACACTGTGATCTGTTTTGCTTATTATTAATCTTTTTTTCTGTTGATTTTAATTTTTCCCCGTGCTTCTTGTCACAGGTTTCGAACCTTTTGTAAACCCAGCCAGTGGACTTTTCAGGCGCTGATTCTCACTTTAGTTATTAATTGATTTGACCGCCGGTGAAGGCTGAACTTTTTATTAATATAAGTTAAGGTCTACACTGTTGATGGAAAAACAGAATTTGGCGAATGGTTTTTGTTTTGGGATGAAATAATGGCCCGGAAAGTCGTTGGAGAGTctcattttttcttttcttttctttttttttacgacgTTTACCGTATTGCGGCGGCCGGTGTCGTACATTTTGCAGAATCACCATGGCGTTGAAAGAGACTGCGGGTTTGTATGAGACTCTCAAAATCGAGTGGAACAAGAAAAACCCTAATCTCAACAAATGTGGAGAAATTTTGAGCAGACTTAAGGTAATGTTACAGATCTGTGTTTATACGATGTTGTTGTTAATTGAACCAAGAGTAGTTTTAAGAAAGACAACCTCGTTAGCGCTGTTAGCAGAGCTTGCTAATTAGGCTAGTAATGCTAAAGCTGTGTATAAACATTATTTATAAGGAGCCTTCTGTTTTTAAGCGTCCCCTTTTGGTTATTTTATGCCAATGTTTTATATTTAGTCCTACTTTTGGTTTCATTTGGTAGTGTTTTGTGTTtcatttttgttataattgtttaagAGCATATTTCATTAATGTATGattaatatttgaaacatttcTGTGTGAactatttgttttctgtagttttcACGGTGCGTGTGATGTTTATGATGTTCATTGAGCTGAACAAGAAGAAATAAATCGGCACCCGTTTGAAACTCTACGTCAGGATCAGACAGACAGATTTACACTTCATAAACCAAACAAAACATACAagtaaaaattaacaaaacagTCATTTTGTTTACTATGTGCAATCCTAGTCTTATGTCGTTTCTCAAAACTCTATATGATACGTATCAGTTGATGTCTGATACTCAAAATGTATCATAATATGGATATATTTATGTGCGTAATACAGtcagttgcccagttctggatcactttttGAAAGTCCCGCTGTACAGagtcataatgcaactgaatatcccTTATtgagtattgttgtattgggtatttggatgttatctagctgaagaagtcaggatggggtagccctaaaacttaaagtgtgaagccacattatgtgtggtgcaaatatttgctggaaatggatcactttgcccggttctggatcacgacactctgtgtcactttgggggcattcctggcatctggctggagcctttctaatgcagaatgatacacattgtccccgagaatgtgttttgaacacaaaatgatataaattatacttattaaatgagaatttacttagtttcaaaaggcactgttatacatttttacaagcaaaaaatgaagttTTTACTCAACTTGGGTGGCATTCcttaataaatgaagataaaataaaatctgtggtaattagcttttaactcaatgaagtgggtcaggatagcacaagatgccccaacttgctatcattttgcaccttatattgttagagatggagagcaaaggagggttttaaatgtttggaggtgagatttctcccgaagtaaaaagtaaaagcccccacattcatgtccattcgtgatgttgagatgacccccaaagtacacatggctcacaagtactgatacagggctgctgcttcagtgttccacaaccggcaaattttcgcatcagagataaatgcgtgcagcaattaaatagcaagacataacacactgccattttctacccaagtaagtaagtattttcccactctagaaccaatgatgccgaatggctaactcacctttgctacttaatagagatcatcactttcacacttgcaggaatgagtgagtcagaaaacgcgCGCACACCACCGACaccggatgttttgattcctctgctgatcataaGGATgtctggatccggtcgagcttgtggttgtttgtagacaaaacatcagtcttttcattggtaccaagtattagcttattcgcgctgattaCAAAAACagcggcgcaaatactacagcagtgatccggaactggcaatgatccggaaatgggcaagtgactgtacctcTTGTATAAATTTTATTCTAAAGCATACCTAAATTGTAGTGTGGTATTGGTGTGTAACCCAGCTTTTTAAAACTGAAATCCTGCTGCTTAATGTTTGCTATattagtattttcttttgcacattttccccTTTCTTTGCTTTTACCCTATCCCAAATTGACATAACAATCtatatgtttgtttgataagattagtaACCCCAATATccttaatcattttcatatttatagCTTCCCTTACCCTAATGGGCCCAATTTTAAAGGTAGAACTCCAGTCAGACCCAGTTATGACCTAGCATAGACATTGCTttaaaaaagatattgcttcacagCCCACTTTAGTTATGCCGAAAAGTTCAATTAAGTCAACatattttatatggctcatcaataaaaaaacaaaaaaaaaccccaaaaacaatgtgttagtttattttatttttttaaactcactgctGGTGTGCTTCCGATTTTAGCTACTATAGGTAACACAACCAGATGATGCGCACAGACTTTGAAAGTAAACAAAGCACTAATATGTTTGCAAAACTCACTGCAGATGTGCTGTGATTATTTGTTACTTTGTCACCTCACTTTGAGACACAGTGAGATTACACAGTGAACTGTTTTTCCAACTCGAAACTGCTGCTGAAGCAGCGGACTAACTGTTCACCACATCCAGCGCTGATATATTGAAAATATGGGAACTGTATGTGTACCGAACATTTTATAGCTTTGATAATACAGCGATCTGGTATTGACTCGTAGGACTGCCAAATTGCTGTGACATCAGATGGATAGCCTTGGTCTTCACACACCCTGCCCAAATTTTCCGACTTTGAATTGAGCCTTGAATGTCCGTTCGATTGCGCTTTTCCATGTTGTAACCCCCCCTTTATTTTTTGTTGGAGTTGTGAATATAATCAAACGGAGAATAAGTCCTAATTGACTTAAAACACCAGTGTTGCTTGTTTATGTAATCCTGTTTATAGTCAGGTTACATAATGAGAACAGATATGCCTTGCGTTAAGTGTGTATGCCAGTCTTTGTAAAATCTAATGCCAATTTTGTTTTTCCAGATTTCATTACTGGAGCTAAACTTTTTACCTACTGGTGGGTCAGCACTCGCAAAGCAGCAGCTTATTTTAGCTCGTGAGTAttggtggatatatatatatatatatatatatatatatatatatatatatatatatatatatatatatatatataaaacacacacacacacagttgtgctcaaaagtttacatacccgggcagatttttttgggggggggggggggggggcatttttcagacagtatgaatgataacacaaaaacttttttttttcccactcatgtgtttacatactcctgttcttaatactgtgtactgccccctttaacatcagtgacagcttggagtcttttgtggtagttgtggatgagggttTCTGATGGTATAGCTGCTACTGAAtatatatgtcttggactttatttatatcaatttcgaagaaatacaaacagtatggcactctgtggtaaatctgcatggagtagacagttttcaaGTTCTCAgaatggtctgcttgaggtttcaacagagggagtttttccttaccactgtcacctgtctgCTTACTCTAGGTGGTTGGTAAgattggaccttacttgtgtgaagcgccttgaggcagctttgtcatgatttggtgctat
The sequence above is drawn from the Thalassophryne amazonica chromosome 4, fThaAma1.1, whole genome shotgun sequence genome and encodes:
- the nup88 gene encoding nucleoporin 88, with product MAAVSSERWLNELPNHDIFKKLRQNLDSEANGKGGGVAKNLTFCLDGDFFVWDDAERVFYTTNLRRLNSEEEREDEVREGGRSFQTLLCVNPPRFEVYHVLLSPACQHVALVGRRGASVLELPQRWGKKSEFEGGRREINCRIVPVAERFFISSPSISLRQAAWYPSGTGEPRLVLLTSDNTIRFYGLNSPQTPAQVLPLLQSEEEVPIHPPVHSYATSLGEIAVAFDFGPVSSTPRKFAAQSSKEQPVYPLYILYENGETYLSYTSQANGLSLSKPVGPLPMFPAAEDNYGYDACAIICLACVPSILVIATETGTLYHCVVLEEEEETAAVEKWSQAAEPVPALYVLECVELELTLKVAAGEDEEPQELDFTCPIRLHRDSLCPHRYHCSHEAGVHSVGLNWVSKLQAFLTSGDEDKDSLQQLAAEKHCIVEHIICTRPLLTSRAAPVRGFLIMSELSLGITMICITDSYECILLPLLSSIRPYSPPLFCNQPDGGAVGSPLRGLANNTFEQHVRNILSRSSTNPLVLRSGDKDASPPPSECLQLLSRATQVFREEYIIKQDLAHEEMKRRVKLLMGQKTKQMEELALCIEERKSLRDTAERLADKYEDAKYRQEAIMSMIKKVLGSLQGQLPVLSESEKDMKKELQAISEQLKHLDNCIRQVHMKMDYQKAQVDKDSPSDAAPVMVNAHHKRAIRDILRQQGQEIGDMMKQIKDIKNHFSF